In Persicimonas caeni, a single window of DNA contains:
- a CDS encoding transposase — MSPYPKELKERLVRRMLDEKISPESLAELSGVGKTTLWRWRKAALDGALRAEAKPESAPERRSSAEKLRLVMAAEALEGKEFGAFLREEGVHTSDLRRWRAQMYEGLDGRTRAKKEATQKLRQAQRDKRELESELRRKEAALAETAALLVLSKKARRLWGDEDAPMIGKSDKSSST, encoded by the coding sequence ATGAGTCCATATCCTAAAGAGCTAAAAGAGCGTCTTGTTCGACGGATGCTCGACGAAAAGATCAGCCCGGAGAGCCTGGCCGAGCTGAGCGGCGTGGGCAAGACGACGCTTTGGCGGTGGAGAAAGGCGGCGCTCGATGGTGCCTTGCGTGCTGAGGCAAAGCCAGAGTCGGCACCCGAGAGACGCTCTTCGGCCGAAAAGCTGCGTCTTGTGATGGCCGCCGAGGCGCTCGAGGGCAAGGAGTTTGGCGCTTTCCTGCGCGAGGAAGGAGTGCATACAAGCGACCTTCGACGCTGGAGAGCGCAGATGTACGAGGGGCTTGATGGACGCACCAGGGCCAAGAAGGAGGCCACCCAGAAGCTGCGCCAGGCCCAACGGGACAAGCGCGAACTCGAAAGCGAGCTTCGCCGAAAGGAGGCCGCGCTGGCCGAGACGGCCGCCTTGTTGGTGCTCTCAAAAAAGGCGCGCCGGTTGTGGGGGGACGAGGACGCTCCCATGATCGGCAAGAGCGACAAGTCATCCTCGACATGA
- a CDS encoding amidase, whose amino-acid sequence MADGRMTARDYAKAYRDGERTPEDVVEAAIAAVRLSGQQAQPLDAFVLLDEDDVRKQAAQSARRFEQGSPKSVLDGVPVAVKDEFDIAGFPTTAGTCFRGNKIAREDSAIVERLREAGAIIFGKTAMHEIGFGGTGINPKHITARNPHDLSRAPGGSSSGSAAAVAAGVCPIAVGSDAGGSVRIPSAFCGIYGIKPTYGRIPTAGGALLAWSLDHIGPLAASIDDLAVFYDLTAGAHPRDEETHGQPEPEPVGELDPPEPTELRIAWTPEMGEDAEAPVKHAFLNAIGALRRAGAVVEERKVPHIHQAQRVGYVTMAAEAAGTQRDWLRQHRDEYNWDTRLLLAVGERISTQEYLHAQRVRTVVVDEFAKVFDDYDFFITPTTGMVAPEITQGAMETGEVNSRINAYVSRYTFLGNISGYPSVSIPCGVDAKGLPVGLMIYAAPWKEKALLNAAAAIDALVDGVPRPPVFFEV is encoded by the coding sequence ATGGCTGATGGACGAATGACGGCGAGGGACTACGCCAAGGCGTACCGAGACGGCGAGCGCACGCCCGAGGACGTGGTGGAGGCGGCGATCGCGGCAGTGCGTCTGTCGGGTCAGCAGGCCCAGCCGCTCGATGCGTTCGTATTGCTCGACGAAGACGACGTGCGCAAGCAGGCTGCGCAGTCGGCGCGGCGCTTCGAGCAGGGCTCGCCCAAGAGCGTGCTCGACGGGGTGCCGGTGGCGGTCAAAGACGAGTTCGACATCGCCGGATTTCCGACCACGGCAGGCACCTGCTTTCGGGGCAACAAGATCGCCCGCGAGGACTCGGCGATCGTCGAGCGGCTGCGTGAGGCGGGCGCGATCATCTTCGGCAAGACCGCCATGCACGAGATCGGTTTTGGCGGCACGGGCATCAACCCCAAGCATATCACCGCTCGGAATCCGCACGACCTGAGCCGCGCGCCTGGCGGCTCGTCGAGCGGCTCGGCTGCTGCGGTGGCCGCCGGGGTGTGTCCCATCGCGGTGGGAAGCGACGCCGGCGGCTCGGTGCGCATCCCGTCGGCGTTTTGCGGCATTTACGGCATCAAGCCGACCTACGGGCGCATCCCGACGGCCGGCGGCGCGCTCTTAGCGTGGTCGCTCGATCATATCGGTCCACTGGCGGCGAGCATCGACGATCTGGCGGTGTTCTACGACTTGACCGCCGGGGCGCACCCGCGCGACGAGGAGACTCACGGGCAGCCCGAGCCGGAGCCCGTCGGCGAGCTCGACCCGCCCGAGCCCACCGAGCTTCGCATCGCCTGGACGCCCGAGATGGGCGAAGACGCCGAGGCCCCGGTCAAGCATGCGTTTTTGAACGCCATCGGCGCGCTGCGGCGCGCGGGGGCAGTGGTCGAAGAGCGCAAAGTCCCCCACATCCACCAGGCCCAGCGCGTCGGCTACGTCACAATGGCCGCGGAGGCCGCCGGCACCCAGCGCGACTGGCTTCGCCAACACCGCGACGAGTACAACTGGGACACTCGCCTCTTGCTCGCCGTCGGTGAGCGCATCAGCACCCAGGAGTATCTGCACGCCCAGCGCGTGCGCACGGTGGTGGTCGACGAGTTCGCCAAGGTCTTCGACGACTACGACTTCTTCATCACGCCCACCACCGGCATGGTCGCCCCCGAAATCACCCAAGGGGCGATGGAGACCGGCGAAGTCAACTCGCGCATCAATGCCTACGTGTCGCGCTACACGTTTTTGGGCAATATCAGCGGCTACCCGTCGGTGAGCATCCCCTGCGGCGTCGACGCCAAAGGTCTGCCGGTGGGGCTGATGATCTACGCGGCGCCGTGGAAGGAGAAGGCGTTGTTGAACGCCGCAGCGGCGATCGATGCGCTGGTCGATGGGGTGCCGAGGCCGCCGGTGTTTTTTGAGGTTTGA
- a CDS encoding lamin tail domain-containing protein has product MAVSTSMKQWLTLAMMGSMTLSACGEAQDDAQGAEEIPAVLSPGEKADDFRSESAQEYFVKGTTTITLDESYAEVSEEARLQRVRELIPYKQVVIGWFLNAYLIDKSEDSGNAGYGELKALTKNGSYEDLGIEKVEGLTYSFDFVQEVGGQFDLIDELAQTADAQPNADGSWTFELAVGNVSNAEMEQLEMNNEWYRRSPWSSFSPDNVDDSKYYMQELRIEEQERSDDAWLDYKRLFEDGTLDVEVFFGWDYHDAYHQKHARASYEWLLRNGFESPTDTWEDYATDRAPLTSTLQTPDGPVDVHVTLWWGEPGTSTDPDTDAGGRVLEEAMRESLKTDEVTMFSGHSGPWYGFALANWRETLEGDLDDSEIPSLEMPSDKYQLVVAEGCDTYALGEAFWQNPNKADRQNLDIITTTSFSNAGTEKAVTDLLGAVLGVDYREDFKAQRYSELLEDLDGNSYWFQTMYGVHGIDDNPHAHPYADTAAICTECSSSADCGPNGNVCANLEGTNVCTYECTADDGCPDGFTCRETRTGSWLSTSVCVPTTYTCDEIDDDADAASVQISELLADPAPGLDGDANGDGERDARADEYIELQNLSDTTFDLSGWTLSDNVSERYTFPANTTIAPGGYLVVFGGGDADSFTGVEGTVLVADGLYLNNGGDSITLTNRDGDVVDAVAYGAEGGENTALVRNGETLEQGAATPGR; this is encoded by the coding sequence ATGGCCGTATCGACCTCGATGAAACAATGGCTCACGCTGGCAATGATGGGCTCGATGACGCTTTCTGCGTGCGGCGAGGCCCAGGACGATGCGCAGGGCGCCGAGGAGATCCCCGCGGTGTTGAGCCCCGGCGAGAAGGCCGACGATTTTCGCAGCGAGTCGGCCCAGGAGTATTTCGTCAAGGGAACCACCACGATCACGCTCGACGAGAGCTACGCCGAGGTGAGCGAAGAGGCGCGGTTGCAGCGGGTGCGCGAGCTGATTCCGTACAAGCAGGTCGTCATCGGTTGGTTCTTGAACGCCTACCTAATCGACAAGTCCGAGGATAGCGGCAACGCCGGCTATGGCGAGCTCAAGGCGCTGACCAAGAACGGCTCCTACGAAGATCTCGGCATCGAGAAGGTCGAGGGGCTGACTTACAGCTTCGACTTCGTCCAAGAGGTCGGCGGCCAATTCGACCTGATCGACGAGCTCGCTCAGACGGCCGACGCCCAGCCCAACGCCGACGGCAGTTGGACCTTCGAGCTGGCGGTCGGGAACGTCTCGAACGCCGAGATGGAGCAGCTCGAGATGAACAACGAGTGGTATCGGCGAAGCCCGTGGTCGAGCTTCTCGCCCGACAACGTCGACGACTCGAAGTACTACATGCAAGAGCTTCGCATCGAAGAGCAGGAGCGAAGCGACGACGCCTGGCTCGACTACAAGCGCCTGTTCGAAGACGGCACGCTCGACGTCGAGGTCTTCTTCGGGTGGGATTATCACGACGCCTATCACCAGAAGCACGCCCGCGCGAGCTACGAGTGGCTGCTTCGAAACGGCTTCGAGTCGCCCACCGACACGTGGGAGGATTACGCCACGGACCGCGCGCCGCTGACCAGCACCTTGCAGACGCCCGACGGTCCGGTCGACGTCCACGTGACGTTGTGGTGGGGCGAGCCGGGCACGAGCACCGATCCGGACACCGACGCCGGCGGACGCGTGCTCGAGGAGGCGATGCGCGAGAGCCTCAAGACCGACGAAGTGACCATGTTCAGCGGCCACTCCGGCCCTTGGTACGGATTCGCGCTGGCCAATTGGCGCGAGACCCTCGAGGGTGACCTCGACGATTCGGAGATTCCCTCCCTTGAGATGCCCAGCGACAAGTATCAGCTCGTGGTCGCCGAGGGCTGCGACACCTACGCGCTGGGCGAGGCGTTCTGGCAGAACCCGAACAAGGCCGACCGTCAGAACCTGGACATCATCACGACCACCAGCTTCTCGAACGCCGGCACCGAAAAGGCGGTGACCGACCTCCTGGGCGCGGTGCTCGGCGTCGATTATCGCGAAGATTTCAAAGCGCAGCGCTACAGCGAGTTGCTCGAAGATCTGGACGGCAACAGCTACTGGTTCCAGACGATGTACGGCGTGCACGGCATCGACGACAACCCGCACGCCCACCCCTACGCCGACACCGCCGCCATCTGCACGGAGTGCTCGTCGAGCGCCGACTGTGGCCCGAACGGCAACGTGTGCGCCAACCTCGAGGGCACGAACGTGTGCACCTACGAGTGCACCGCCGACGACGGCTGCCCCGACGGGTTCACCTGTCGCGAGACGCGCACCGGAAGCTGGTTGTCGACCAGCGTGTGCGTGCCCACGACCTACACCTGTGACGAGATCGATGACGACGCCGACGCGGCGAGCGTGCAGATTTCTGAGCTCCTCGCCGACCCGGCACCCGGCCTCGACGGCGACGCCAACGGCGACGGCGAGCGCGACGCACGCGCCGACGAGTACATCGAGCTGCAGAACCTGTCCGACACGACCTTCGACCTGAGCGGTTGGACGCTCAGCGACAACGTCAGCGAGCGCTACACCTTCCCGGCGAACACCACCATCGCGCCGGGCGGCTACCTGGTCGTCTTCGGCGGCGGCGACGCCGACAGCTTCACCGGCGTCGAGGGCACGGTGCTCGTGGCCGACGGGCTGTACCTGAACAACGGCGGCGACAGCATCACGCTGACCAACCGCGACGGCGACGTCGTCGACGCGGTCGCCTACGGCGCCGAGGGCGGCGAGAACACCGCGCTCGTGCGCAACGGCGAGACCCTCGAGCAAGGCGCGGCCACGCCGGGGCGTTAG
- a CDS encoding IS701 family transposase yields the protein MTSTILPLIAQFRSAFSAPSFANFQFLMLAWLMNPARGWISNCLRAIFHMPQLYPTDRGKAKHFSCFYRLFSRAKWSTDELGHLMLGLFEPWLGESVTILIDDTLCRRSGPMVLGAGFHYDPLQVSYEQGRHRVRFSFGLNFVVLAVWVPCPFVHARGVAIPVLFRLYRSKKTCPEGKWKRRTELAVEMLEVLRSWWPTRPLELCVDDEYACKRVGAVLDQNIILTAPMRFDAALYQHKRPEHTGRGRRPIWGKRLETPKELAQDASVPWQHMELVVYGRTVTLMVKTYQARWKSMGKERVLTILVTRDPTGTYDDRCFFRTEADAEVQDFFTTICRRWTLEMTFRDAKQLLHLEDIQSGFIHRGKPAKTHRRKRPGPQAPVDADPRASRRTGPFVMLAYGFVVRWYLAHGQPARDLKWAKFLAPWWRHKTTISFGDMLQAFRRQMEHEQLWTNPPEHGFDENYLQSLGFERPNQQKLFTMAA from the coding sequence ATGACGTCGACGATTCTTCCGCTCATCGCTCAGTTTCGCAGCGCTTTTTCGGCTCCCAGTTTCGCTAACTTTCAGTTTCTTATGCTGGCCTGGCTGATGAATCCGGCGCGTGGCTGGATCTCCAATTGCCTCAGAGCCATCTTTCATATGCCCCAGCTCTATCCCACTGATCGCGGCAAGGCCAAGCACTTCTCGTGCTTCTACAGGCTTTTCAGCCGTGCCAAGTGGAGCACCGATGAGCTGGGGCACTTGATGCTTGGGCTTTTCGAGCCGTGGCTTGGCGAATCGGTGACCATCTTGATCGACGACACTCTGTGTCGCAGAAGCGGACCCATGGTACTCGGCGCAGGCTTCCACTACGACCCGCTGCAGGTCAGCTACGAGCAAGGTCGGCATCGTGTACGCTTTAGCTTCGGGCTCAATTTCGTGGTGCTCGCCGTTTGGGTGCCGTGTCCATTCGTCCACGCAAGGGGCGTGGCGATTCCGGTGCTCTTTCGGCTCTACCGCAGCAAAAAGACCTGTCCCGAAGGCAAGTGGAAGAGGCGTACCGAGCTCGCCGTCGAGATGCTCGAGGTCTTGAGAAGCTGGTGGCCGACGCGCCCACTCGAGCTGTGCGTCGATGACGAGTATGCCTGCAAAAGAGTCGGCGCCGTGCTCGACCAGAACATCATTTTGACGGCTCCGATGCGCTTTGACGCCGCCCTCTACCAACACAAACGCCCCGAGCACACCGGCCGTGGGCGGCGACCCATCTGGGGCAAGCGCCTCGAGACGCCCAAAGAACTCGCTCAGGACGCCTCGGTCCCCTGGCAACACATGGAGCTTGTCGTCTACGGCCGGACGGTTACGCTGATGGTCAAGACGTATCAGGCCCGCTGGAAGAGCATGGGCAAGGAACGGGTCTTGACGATCCTCGTCACCCGCGATCCGACCGGCACCTACGACGACCGCTGCTTTTTTCGCACTGAAGCAGACGCCGAAGTCCAGGATTTTTTCACGACGATCTGTCGGCGCTGGACGCTGGAGATGACGTTTCGAGATGCCAAACAGCTCTTGCACCTCGAGGACATCCAAAGCGGCTTTATCCACCGCGGCAAGCCAGCCAAAACCCATCGCCGAAAGCGGCCTGGGCCGCAAGCTCCCGTGGACGCCGACCCCAGAGCATCCAGACGCACCGGCCCTTTTGTCATGCTTGCCTATGGTTTTGTCGTGCGGTGGTATCTGGCACATGGGCAACCGGCTCGCGACCTGAAATGGGCGAAATTTCTAGCGCCGTGGTGGCGGCATAAGACCACCATCAGCTTTGGCGACATGCTCCAAGCGTTTCGCCGTCAGATGGAGCATGAACAATTATGGACGAACCCGCCTGAGCACGGCTTCGACGAAAATTATCTGCAGTCTCTGGGCTTCGAGCGGCCGAATCAGCAAAAGCTTTTCACAATGGCCGCTTGA
- a CDS encoding MATE family efflux transporter has product MSTENEDNLEHRHGADAPAGSIREVAKISWPIVVGMLSYTAMGVADTLFVGWVGKTELAAVGLATTAIFLLNSLFMGTLHGTKVLSSQATGKGRPEEAKMAGWLGSLLAIPFGLIVAVLALFGGPIFAVLGGPPEVQALAQEYFGVRALGAVFWYVTIAYCDYFQGTGNTRTPMKINLVANAVNIALDPLLIFGLGPIPAMGVSGAALATIIAQATGMLIATVLFVGRAGLVRKPDWKVANKLMRLGFPMGVRATLGVGAFTAFTALLARMGEDQLAAHQIALKIISISFLPGYGLSETATILTGQYVGARRFEAARRAFRSVLFVAVGVMGTCGVAFFALGEHLVAVFNTDPTVVRLGTRLLYVATLFQVFDAIAMVATGALNGIGDTKFTMWTGIACSWFVMVPASYFFGVALEGGAVGAWLGLTVEIVVVAAITLVRFNRTSWHEVVVE; this is encoded by the coding sequence ATGAGTACGGAGAACGAGGACAATTTAGAGCATCGTCACGGGGCGGACGCCCCGGCCGGAAGCATCCGCGAGGTCGCCAAGATCAGCTGGCCGATCGTCGTCGGCATGCTCTCGTACACGGCCATGGGGGTGGCTGACACCCTCTTCGTCGGCTGGGTCGGCAAGACCGAGTTGGCCGCCGTCGGCCTGGCGACCACGGCGATCTTTTTGCTGAACTCGCTGTTCATGGGGACGCTGCACGGCACCAAGGTGTTGAGCTCGCAGGCGACCGGCAAAGGCCGGCCCGAAGAGGCCAAGATGGCCGGGTGGCTCGGCTCCTTGCTCGCCATCCCCTTCGGCCTCATCGTCGCAGTGCTCGCCCTGTTCGGCGGGCCGATCTTCGCGGTGCTGGGCGGGCCGCCCGAGGTCCAGGCGCTGGCCCAAGAGTATTTCGGCGTGCGCGCCCTGGGCGCGGTGTTCTGGTACGTCACGATCGCCTACTGCGACTACTTCCAGGGCACCGGCAACACCCGTACGCCCATGAAGATCAACCTGGTCGCCAACGCGGTGAACATCGCGCTCGACCCGCTGTTGATCTTCGGGCTCGGCCCCATCCCGGCGATGGGAGTGAGCGGCGCGGCCCTGGCGACCATCATCGCCCAGGCTACCGGCATGCTCATCGCCACGGTACTCTTCGTCGGGCGCGCCGGCTTGGTGCGCAAGCCCGACTGGAAGGTGGCCAACAAGTTGATGCGCCTCGGCTTCCCGATGGGCGTACGCGCCACGCTGGGCGTCGGCGCGTTCACCGCCTTCACCGCCTTGTTGGCGCGCATGGGTGAAGACCAGCTGGCGGCGCACCAGATCGCCTTGAAGATCATCAGCATCAGCTTTTTGCCCGGCTACGGCCTGTCCGAGACGGCCACCATCCTGACCGGACAGTACGTCGGCGCACGCCGCTTCGAGGCGGCCCGACGCGCCTTCCGCTCGGTACTCTTCGTCGCCGTTGGCGTCATGGGCACCTGCGGAGTGGCGTTCTTCGCCCTGGGCGAGCATCTGGTGGCGGTGTTCAACACCGACCCCACGGTTGTGCGCCTGGGCACGCGGCTCTTGTACGTCGCCACGCTCTTCCAGGTCTTCGACGCCATCGCCATGGTCGCCACCGGCGCCCTCAACGGCATCGGCGACACGAAGTTCACCATGTGGACGGGCATCGCCTGCTCGTGGTTCGTGATGGTGCCGGCGAGCTACTTCTTCGGCGTCGCCCTCGAAGGCGGCGCGGTGGGAGCTTGGTTGGGGCTGACCGTCGAGATCGTGGTCGTCGCGGCGATCACGTTGGTGCGGTTTAACCGGACGAGTTGGCATGAGGTGGTTGTTGAGTAG
- the kamC gene encoding lysine 5,6-aminomutase reactivase ATPase KamC, translating to MDNFIDSPTHSVLGIRDFLERLSPDSPAGEALAAEPRFFGPAEAEAWRDEMERLVEAEAFCRAEPSSEEHVRQALAEVPVLERPLRRLQVGEVLGEADLFTAKRFLYYAGEVVDAALDLLDGWGVPESCPEQVRGLMEAIHPQQRATPRFHLASELSDELDELRIELRQKKKRERKLRDGLEEAVVADHGGTFDIHNTYRPPDSLSKKTLGADARLEQTHAGWKLADEELAALSAEIEGLETQVEEVEYDLRAQLSDRLRDQVDWMANLAETLAMLDLRLAKVRLRRDLEGCWPDRQKQPGILIEHGHEPQISRVLAREEVQPVAVEVEREPVVVTGPNMGGKSVLLRLIGICQWCAQHAMPAPAARCEFSPVEAIIYVGSEEPLAEEVSQGLSSFGREVGRLVDWWHRGDSPRLWLLDELGRGTHPDEGAQIAAEVIEKLAARGDRVVAATHFPAVASLPGAKKLRIAGLTEPRKLEALLDGGDTDVQAALRAVMDYRPVSVDAHQEHDVPRDARVVARALGLEIRSK from the coding sequence ATGGACAACTTCATCGATTCGCCGACACATAGCGTTCTCGGTATTCGCGACTTTCTTGAGCGTCTGAGTCCCGACAGCCCTGCCGGAGAGGCGTTGGCGGCCGAGCCGCGCTTTTTCGGGCCAGCCGAAGCCGAGGCGTGGCGCGACGAGATGGAGCGGCTGGTCGAAGCCGAGGCGTTTTGCCGGGCCGAGCCCTCCTCGGAAGAGCACGTGCGCCAGGCGCTCGCCGAAGTTCCCGTGCTCGAGCGTCCCTTGCGAAGATTGCAGGTGGGGGAAGTCCTGGGTGAGGCCGACCTTTTTACGGCCAAGCGCTTTTTGTACTACGCCGGCGAGGTGGTCGACGCAGCGCTCGACCTGCTCGACGGGTGGGGCGTGCCCGAGAGCTGTCCCGAGCAGGTGCGTGGCTTGATGGAGGCGATCCATCCGCAGCAACGCGCGACGCCGCGATTTCACTTGGCCTCGGAGCTCAGCGACGAACTCGACGAGCTTCGCATCGAGCTTCGCCAAAAGAAAAAGCGCGAGCGAAAGCTTCGCGACGGGCTCGAGGAGGCGGTGGTCGCCGACCATGGCGGCACGTTCGACATCCACAACACCTACCGGCCCCCCGATTCACTCTCCAAAAAGACACTCGGCGCCGACGCGCGCCTCGAGCAGACACACGCCGGCTGGAAGCTCGCCGACGAGGAGCTCGCCGCGTTGTCGGCCGAGATCGAAGGGCTCGAGACACAAGTCGAAGAGGTCGAATACGACCTGCGCGCTCAACTCAGCGACCGATTGCGCGACCAGGTCGACTGGATGGCAAACCTCGCCGAGACGCTGGCGATGCTCGACCTGCGGCTCGCCAAGGTCCGGCTTCGCCGCGATCTGGAGGGCTGCTGGCCCGATCGGCAAAAACAGCCCGGTATTCTGATCGAGCACGGCCACGAGCCCCAAATCTCGAGGGTGCTCGCGCGCGAGGAGGTCCAGCCGGTCGCCGTCGAGGTGGAGCGAGAGCCGGTGGTGGTGACCGGGCCGAATATGGGGGGCAAGTCGGTGCTCTTGCGGCTGATCGGCATCTGCCAGTGGTGTGCCCAGCACGCCATGCCGGCGCCGGCGGCGCGTTGTGAGTTTTCGCCGGTCGAGGCGATCATCTACGTGGGGAGCGAAGAGCCCCTGGCCGAAGAAGTCAGCCAGGGTCTCTCGTCGTTCGGCCGCGAGGTCGGCCGGCTGGTCGACTGGTGGCATCGAGGCGACAGCCCGAGGCTGTGGCTGCTCGACGAACTCGGCCGCGGCACTCACCCCGACGAGGGCGCCCAGATCGCCGCCGAGGTCATCGAGAAACTCGCCGCCCGCGGCGATCGTGTGGTCGCGGCGACCCACTTTCCCGCCGTCGCCTCGCTGCCGGGGGCCAAAAAGCTGCGCATCGCCGGGCTCACCGAGCCGCGCAAGCTCGAAGCACTCCTCGACGGCGGCGATACCGACGTCCAGGCGGCGCTCCGCGCCGTGATGGACTACCGTCCCGTATCGGTCGACGCCCACCAAGAACACGACGTCCCCCGCGACGCCCGCGTCGTCGCACGGGCATTAGGTCTAGAAATTCGGAGCAAGTAA
- a CDS encoding IS3 family transposase gives MIAEAVSHGARQAQACRTLGISERTIQRWRKDPQAEDARQGPHSRCAHALTDEERAQVVAIATGREFCDVSPRQIVCSLADRGEYVASESTFYRVLREEKMMTHRQPSRPPKPRPKPELVAASPGQVWVWDITYLPTQVRGRFVYLYWIMDLFSRKIVGFSVEDQESMELSSRLIEKTILAEQVEASGLCIHADNGAAMKGSTLLATLERLEVAASFSRPGVSNDNPHCESSFRTLKYRPGYPKKPLDGVHEWSEWVEAFVRWYNTEHYHSGIGWVTPEQRHAGEDVELLQRRQKLYEQARQKNPARWSRRPRGWTRPEEVRLAPLNLQET, from the coding sequence ATGATCGCAGAGGCGGTCTCCCACGGCGCGCGTCAGGCCCAGGCCTGTCGGACCCTGGGCATCAGCGAGCGCACCATACAGCGGTGGCGAAAAGACCCGCAGGCCGAGGACGCTCGCCAGGGACCCCACAGTCGGTGTGCGCACGCGCTCACCGACGAGGAGCGAGCACAGGTGGTCGCCATCGCCACAGGTCGTGAATTCTGTGATGTGAGCCCCCGGCAGATCGTATGCAGCCTGGCCGACCGGGGCGAGTATGTCGCCAGCGAGTCGACATTTTACCGCGTGTTGCGCGAAGAGAAGATGATGACCCACCGCCAGCCAAGCCGGCCGCCGAAGCCCAGGCCGAAGCCCGAATTAGTGGCCGCCAGCCCCGGCCAGGTCTGGGTGTGGGATATCACATACTTGCCCACCCAGGTACGCGGCCGGTTTGTCTACCTTTACTGGATCATGGACTTGTTCAGCCGCAAGATCGTCGGCTTTAGCGTCGAAGACCAAGAATCGATGGAGCTGTCGAGCCGCCTCATTGAAAAGACGATCCTCGCCGAACAGGTCGAGGCGAGCGGACTTTGCATCCACGCCGACAACGGGGCTGCGATGAAGGGCTCGACGCTTCTGGCGACGCTGGAGCGCCTGGAGGTGGCCGCTTCGTTTAGCCGCCCGGGCGTCTCCAACGACAACCCTCACTGCGAATCGAGCTTTCGCACGCTCAAATACCGGCCTGGCTACCCCAAAAAGCCGCTCGACGGCGTGCATGAATGGTCTGAGTGGGTCGAGGCGTTTGTCCGCTGGTACAACACCGAGCACTATCACAGCGGGATCGGCTGGGTGACCCCCGAGCAGCGCCACGCGGGCGAAGACGTCGAGCTGCTACAAAGACGCCAAAAGCTCTATGAACAGGCGCGCCAAAAGAATCCCGCACGCTGGAGTCGAAGGCCGCGAGGATGGACGCGCCCCGAAGAGGTGCGGCTTGCGCCGCTCAATTTACAAGAGACGTAG